A stretch of DNA from Myotis daubentonii chromosome 12, mMyoDau2.1, whole genome shotgun sequence:
aagtcagatacACAAATTACCATTACCTTAGGGCTACAGAACGgtgactttatttaaaaaaaaagaaagaaaatgattttcaTCTTGCTGTTTGTCACAAgatttgtttaaatttaaaaaaaaaaaaaagaccttgcctagcctggcatggctcagtggttgagcactgacctatgaaccaggagatcatggttcgattcccagtcagggcacatgcccaggttatgggctcgatctccagtgtggggcatgcaggagacagccaatcaatgattctgatcactgatgtttttttctctctcactctcctttcctctctgaagtcaataaaaatatatttttttaaaaaaacctttaatctatatttctaataaaaatgattacaacaagttaaaatattaaaatttctttctaGTCCtattagtttggctcagtggatagagagtcagcctgcggactaaagggtctcaggttcgattcccgtcaagggtacatgcctaggttgcagactcaatccctggccctggtcagggagcacgtgggaggcaaccaattgatgtgtctctctcacatcgatatttctctctgtctctctctccctctccctccactctctctaaaaatcaatggaaaaataccctcgggtgagtattaacaaaatgaattttttaaatgttacagttgatttaaaaaatagaactgctacaaagccattttttaaaaataaaaaatacaagcaGTTCTAGGTCACAATCATGTAGATTGTTTTGTACATTTCTGTGTTTTCTAAAGTTCTAACAAtgagctatatttttaaaataaccactAGTAAAAAGAAAGTCACATAATAAACAGAACAGGAATAGACTAAGGAGTCCAGACTCTAGCCTATGAAATGAGCAGGAGTCCCTTACGTAGCCGCAAAGCTCTGACAGCAGGATGTCTCAGCACACTTAAGTGTGATGCCAGGGGTAACCTGAGGTACAGGAATGGctcagaggagaggacagggCTGGATCAAATGGCAGCAACAGCGCCAGAAAGCTGCTCCCCATCCCTTAGCTGAGGACCGTGTTGGGCAACTGGGGGAAATTCCGTAATGCTCACATCCTCCTGGCAAGTTATACTGAGAAGTTCAAAAAAATCCCTAAGACAAAAGGGAGGCTTCGAGAGAGAGCCAACTTAGGACAAGAGAGGTGCCCAGGCCTCCCCGTAGGCTGGGCTGAACCAACCAAGTGACTGTGCCGAAATCAGTCATCAGACAGTGACAAACGGGCCTGGTCAGCCTCCCCACCTAAGCacactctcctctccctggctGTGCGGCCTTTTAGGAGAGTGTCTGATAAGCACTCCTCtgtctctgccctcaaggagatGAGACCAAAGGCAATTCGAGGTGCCTTTCCTGCCTTCGGGTGTCCTTGCTGTTCCATTCCCCCAGCGCCTGTGTGACAGCACGAACTGGGAGGAAAGAGTGGAGATAGAAGGCTTGTGGTGGCCTGACCTCGAAATTCTTCTAGAAAGGGCTGAGAAGCAGTCACAATACATAAAAGCAGTTCATGCTATGTTGGCCTGGTAAGCTCGTTTCTCATCCTGTGGTCCAGTTCAAGATCCAGCTGCAATGAAGATCAGCTgcaatgtcacctcctctggaATGTATTCCCAGATTTCCCCAGACGAGCACCAGCCCTCCTCTATTTCTCCTGCAGGATAGATAGTCCTGTGGTTTTGTGTTGCTGTTCTCTCACCTATTTTCCAGGTTAAACATCTGTTCAGTACCTCCCGTCCTGACCAGAGGAGTCCAAGAAAACTCTGGAGTTGCACTTTCTAATGAAAAATAGAAGACTTTGAAAAGGAAATGCCGGTGTGGTCTCAGTACTATCGAAGCTCTTATTAGGCCTAGAGAGGTAAGGCAGTGCCTTCCAGGACACAACTACTTTAGCACAGAACTGCTAACAGAAGACGGAAACAGCTCCCAGTCCTGACTTCTCCGCAGAAGCTGCCCACAGACTTCACGGTGCTGGCGAGGGCAAGAGGTGCCAAGTTCCCTGCCCGCAAGCACCACactaaaaaaaaggagaggaggagcctggccagtgtgctgtCAGCTGCCACCGGCACCTCTGCCCTAGCAGGCAGCTCCTGTCACTCTCTCAGATACACTTGCCCCCAGGCAGCTTCTGGAGATCAAATCACCGGCCCAATTGAGACAGTTTCCAGGTGAAGCTGAGACCAGGTGCACAGCTGCTTGCGGCTGCCTTCTCCAAGCACTCTGTGACTCACTGTCTACCCCACTGTCTGTGCTGGGccctcaccctccgccctcatcTGACCTTTGTAGGAGGCTCCCCAAACCATGCCTGCTTGGCTCTTTTTCATCTCTCCCAGAAGCCACTTTAGCCAAGCTTCTGCCTTCTCCACACATTCTGCCTGCTCTTGGCTGATCTCAGACCTCCTCAACTGGTCCTGGCCTCACTCCCAAGCCCCACAGGGCACTTTCCCCTGCACGCCCGCAGATGGGCTGCACCCTCGCGCTGCTCGGGAGCGCCCAGGAACAGCAGTGTAGGCATCAACTGAGAGCTTGTCAGACATGCAGCCTCTCAGACACACCCAGACCCACTGAGctcaaatctgcattttaacaaaacaCCCAGGCAGTCAGCCCACGGTCAAGTGTGAGAAGCTCTGGTGTGCAGGCAGCTGGGCACAGAGATGTCCAATAAAGGGTCACACCATTATTATCTTCTGCTacacccttccccccacccttcccaAGCTGGCTctgctctcccccgcccccaccccacttaTACTACATGGCAACACCATCCAACTGAACCCCAAGCAGAAACCTCAGCTGTTCACAACCATCTGCCAGCCCTGACATCTCTGATGAGTCCTATTGTTTGGACTTCAGAAGCACCTCGCAGGCCTGGCCTTCCTTccttggccccactgcacctgcctgAGCTGTGTACAGCTAACCTCTGTTTACATGTCTGTTTCCCTGgtaactgggggaggggagggtgtaaGATATTGAAGGTGTGGCAGATGGTGGGAACCAAAAGTGAATGTAAAATTACACAGTGTTTTTCTTGACTTTATAAAGTTGTTTCAGGAATAAAAGTAAGTAGGTGGGGGCAATGTGATGTGGCATACATGGAAATATGGGAGGAGTTTTGATGAAAATACTTCTAGTTTTCCCTCCAACATATAACCCACAAAATCGCTAAGAGGAGCCTGATCGATCCAAGGTCACCTCCTGGGTCAGTGACCGAGCTGGATGAAGCTTAAACGCAGCTCTTTACAGGGGGCTGGAAGGTTATAAATTGGGTGGGGAAAGATAGGATGACTAAAGCGGAGCTAAGTGCCTAGGAGGGGCAGGAGAGTCACAGAGGGAGGGGCACAGTGGCAAGCTGGAAGGTAGCTCCAGTGCAGGGCTTGCGCTCCTGACCTCTGGACCTCCTTCTGGAGAGTTCATTCATACTTTCCATCAGAGCCTGCGGGCGCATTTGTGGGCAGGAAGAATGCAGCCGGGCCCAGGAATAGTCCAGGGAGCTTTTATTCTAAGATTTCCAGCTACAGACAAACTCAACCACAACACCCGTACTGCAAACAGTTCTAGGTGAGGTTGAAGTGCAAGGGCCAAAGTTCAAATCGTACCAGCCATTCTTAGTGTCCTAACAGCTCTCaccaactagagcagtggttctcaaccttggctgcacattagaatcagctgggaatctttttaaaatcctgatttctgggcctcatgaaatttccggaggatgagacccagaaatcaggattttaaaaagattcccaggtgattctaatgtgcagccaaggttgagaacactgAACTAGAGGATCTACTCCTCTGGCCCTGCAGCAGCTAGCACTGTGTCTGGCACGCAGATGGGCTCAATAAAGATCTAATGATAACTGCCTTGGTTTGAGAAGCAGAAGCAGCTAGAAGCTCCTTGCCTTGTCTAGGGGAAGCCCAGATCCCATGCCTGTCTCTCAGTGTGCAGGAGCATATTCATGACTCATTAATATTAATGCGTGAAGCTATGTAAATTCCTGATGGTCAAAGACCACTTACAGAGCAACTGAGGCATGGGGAAGGGGAACCATGTGTCACACTCAAGATCTCAGGCTCTGCTCCTCAGCCTCTGACCCAAACCATGAAGACATATGCATCGCAGGAGCTCCTCCGGTCTTTCTTGGTGCAGCTGGGAAAGTCAAGCACCCATTTTTCTTTACCCCTTGTCAGCCCCTCAAAATCCTAACACGACTGAaatgggatctctctctctctctctctcaatcctgacaagtcattcattcactcaatggCTTTTTATTGAGGTCTGCTCTGTGCCAAGAACCATCCCAGGGGCTAGGGACACAACAGCGAGCAAAACAGAGCGCCCTGTCCTTTGGAACTTTATTATAATGAGAGGAGACGACAATAAACAACACAGTAAATTCATAAACTACATGGCTGTTAGAAAGTCATATGTgctatgagaaaaagaaaattaagcacAGGATGGGGAGATCAGGAAGCAGGAAGGCCTCATGAAGGTGAAGCTGAAGCAGGCATAAGTAAGGGGAGAGAGTGAGGCATCCAGGGAAGAACATTCCAGCCGAGGAACAGTTAGGGcaaaggcccaggctgggggcgtCATGGTATGTTCCAGGAACAGCAGGAATGCCAGTAGGGCTTGCCAGTCAGTCATCCGTTcatttgttgtttgttcattcgttcactcattcattcattcattgtgtAACAAGCACTTACTGTTCCTCTCTTTGCCAGGCACTGAATGGTGAGAACACGAATAGGGCAGAATCACTACCCTCAAGAAGCTTATAATGCTGGGAACAAGAAGGAGTCAAAATTAACTTAGAAGActcagctggagctcagagccctacCCAACTAGGAGGTGCTCAAGGCCCACTGAAGCACAGGCACCCCAGctcacttgtttttctttttctttttccacttgTTTTTCTTAGCTAAAAAAGAAACCTTCCAAACACCAAATTGGTAAAGAAAATCTCTTAGGTTGCAGGTGTACACTAATGTTTGCCATGTCCTAGATGGCCTCAGACTGAAAAGGTACATGTCAGATGGAAAGATCTGGAAAAGGCCatactgggaggaggagggaggaatagCATAGCAGTGAGTTAAGACTAGAAACGGGGAGGTGATAGTGTGAAGCCCAAGGGTGTTCATTGGGGTGACCATCCTGTCACACCCACATCTTCAGGGCTTGGTGCTGCACCGGGCAGACTGCGCCTGCGTTTCCACAGAGTTATCCACCCCCTTCTGTTAGGAGGACAGACAGCATCTGAAGAGATCTGCTCAATAGAGCTCGGGCCTGAGAGATGTGAAGTggccttttaatttatttttattttttacaagagTCCAAAGATGGCCCTGCCAAGATTCAGGAAGCTCCCAACATGTGAGAGCTTAGCTCTACTGATCTGCTGATCATCCATTCTGGCTGCAACAATCTGACTGATTGCTGTGGGTGGGCCACCAGTAACAGTCCCGAAGACCAGGAGTAAGCCTCCATAGCGAGTTCTCACCAGGCTCCTCATCAAGGACACCGGAGAAGTCCTCAGGGCCACGGGTCTGCAGGGTGGGTGTAGAAGGGGGTGTGCCCTGAGCTTTGAGGCTGATGTGTAAACCCTCCAAGTGCCTCTGCCCCAGGCTCGGGGACCTGGAAGAAACAGGTTCCAGGGTCTGTACCCCAAAGCTCCAGGGAGGTGGTGCCATCATCACCAGCCACCTCTGTCCCTCTGGTCCATCCCTCTGCAGTCTCCACTGGGGCTTACATTACTCCAGTCCCCCCTAGCTCTGCTGCTGAGATGCAGTCTGCCAAACTGGAAAAGACTGGGTACCAACCCCCCACCCTAGAGTGACCCGAGCATCTTTCAGACCAAACTTGGCCAGGCCAGCTCCTCCCTATCCCATCCATCCAGCCAGTTCCAGGCTCCCCTGCACTCTGCTCCAGAAATGAACTGACAAGGGTCTGGGGCTTGCTCAGAAGTTGCCCCTGGCCCTAGGTGGCATGGGGAGCTTGGCCAGAGGGAGCCCTATCTATGGGAAACAAGCAAAGTCCTGGGTTTAGGATGAGCTCCTCCCCTCTCCATTCCTTCACAAGGAGCTTCCCTTTCTGCCTCCTCATTCCCTGTGGCCTAGGAGGGTTTTACTCCATAATTGGCTTGTTTACCACCACTGAGGGCTTGgagtggcagaggtgggaggaaAGTTTGCTGGAAGAAGGAAAGTTTGCTGAGCTTTGAGGCTGGTGTGTAAACCCTCCAAGTGCCTCCCTGACAACCTGAGAACAGGTCAAGAACCCATGTGAGGAAGAAAAACACAGGGGACGCAAGGCCAGCTGAAGATTCCAGCAGCCCACAGGAGGGAAGCTTAGGTTTGATGCCAGGGAAAGGGAGAACAATAACCAAAACTTAACCTGCTTGCTTCTGCTGAAGAGTCGAAAGCACTACTGTTCTGAGCTCCCAATCGACTCCTGTGGGCTAGGAGCTCCAGTGATGCCATTCCCCTGCTCACAAACCGTCCTTAGCTCCCAGCTCCTAGCACACTTCCCACCCTGACCTTCAGGTCCCTGATGCCTCAgcctctcccctgctgaccactCATCAGCGGAGCCTGTATCCTCACTGAACAGGACCACCTGCTGGGCCACAAGTGCATCCTTTCCCCCACAACTTGGGTTCTCTGCTCCTGGGTTCTCTCGACCTCAGGTACCAAGTCTCTCCACCTTTCAAGGCTCTCCTCATACACTCCCTCCCTTGTGAAGGTTTTTCCAgttccccagccccttccccaccccaccctaccccaaGCAGACTTGCATGCTCCCGACCTAATCTCTGTGCCCTGGTACTGGCCCCCTTAAGGCAACTGCCTTCATCTGTTGTGCTTGAGAGCTCCCTGAGGTCTGGCTCCATCCTCCAAATGAGCAAGAGTCTTACTCAGCTTTGATTCAGCTGAAGCAAAACACAGGACCTGGCAGACAGCAGATGCTTAACTGTTTTGCTGCCCCAAATACCATTCATCCCAGAGACCTAGAAAGTGAGAGGGGCAAAGGGGCAGAGTCCCACAAAAGGAGCGGACCAGAGCGGAGTGACCAAAGTTAGCTGGGAGAGCGGCTCAGGCCTTACCTTTCTTGAACTCCTCCAGCATGGCATCCAGCTTGGTGTCATGGAAGACAAAGTGCACGGGGTGGTTGTAGAAGCGGGTGATGGTCTTGAGGGGGGTGCAGTCATCGGGGTCCACGAAGGCCAAGTCTTTGACATAGAGAATATCTACAATATTGGACTGCTCGTCCTCAAACACGGGGATGCGGGTATAGCCACTCTCCATAATCTCGGACATCGTGTTGAAGTCCAGGATGGCATCGCTGCGGATCATGAAGCAGTCATGGAGCTGGGTCATGATGTCCTCCACGGTTTTGGTCCGTAGTTCCAGGGCCCCCTGAATCATATTTAGTTCCTCCTTCACGAGGTCATTATAGGGCTCTGTCACCTTCAACATCTCCATCAGTTTCTCCCGATTGTAAACGGTGTGAATCTCCTGGCCCAGAAAAAAGTCTAGGAGCTTGCTGATGGGGAAGCTGAGGGGGAAAGTGAGTAGCATAAAGAATTTGGTGAGAACGATCGTGTTGGCACCCACAGCCAGTCCGTGCCGGGAGCACAGGGCCTGAGGTAAGATCTCTCCAAAGATGACAATGCCGATCGTGGAGGAGGCCACGGCCATGAGCCCGGACCCGAtgaggttgtccagaaggatagTGAGAGAGGTGTTGACCAGCACATTTCCCAGGAGTAGCGAGCAGAGCAGGTAGTTGCCTTTGCGACGGATAGGCTCGATCTTGCGAGCATAGCGCCTCTCCTTCTCCGTGCCACAGTTCTGGACGATGCGCAGTTCCATGGGGTCCAGGGCCATCAACCCCAGATTGAGGCCAGAGAAGATGCCCGACAGCACTAACAGCACCAAAATGATAAGTATGTGCAGCCAGAGGGGCAGGAACCTCCCGGCCTCCTCCACCATGAAGAGCAGCGAGTCCTTATCGGTCCACTTCTGCCACGGCCCGTCCACGCTGGCCCGGGTGCACAGCGCGTACAGCTTCATGTTCTCGCTCCGCCGCAGGAACTTGGTGAACACCACCAGCATCCCGGACGTGTCCCCGCGGCTCACGTTGACCAGCTGCTGGACGACCAGGTCCTTGGTGAGCTCGGGGCAGTGGGTGGAGTTGTGGAAGGCCTCGGAGTTGTCCACCTCCGTGAAGGAGATCAGGttgctggagatggagcccagcCTGTGGCCATACAGCCTCAGGTTCACCGTGCTGCCCTCGGACACAAAGATGATGCCATCCGGGTTCATCCCACACGGCTTGTCGCAGCTCGCCAGTCGCATGCCAAGGATCGTGCTCCGCTGGGGGTCTCCCTGGCCCCGGACCCCCCGCGCCCACAGCAGCACCGGCAGCACCAGCGCCACCAGGAGGAGGCGCCCTCGGGCCGGCCCGCCGCCCGGgcgccctcccccgcccgccggcGCCATGTTGCTCCGGCTCGGCCGCCGCCGCACCCCGTGCCCCGCCGCGCGGCCCGCTCGCGCTGTCGCTCCTGCCGCTCCGCCGTCGCCGAGCCAACTGCCCGGGCCGCCGGCCTGACGTCAGGCCAGCGCCCCGCCCGCTCCGCCCCTCCGGCCCACGCCTCTCATTTGCATGGGAGTCCCCGCCCCCGGAGCGCGCCTCGGCGCCCACGCTTAAGAGATCCGGCGCTCGAGTTGGAGCGGAGCCGGAGCGCGGGAGCCGCGCGCGGGCCACGCCCCGCTCTCCGCCCCGCCCCTCACGCCCTCTGACGTCCCTTGGCCCCgcccatctcccctcctcccacttcccctctgccagcctcccctccgcctcccctccgccccctacGTCCGAGCCGCATCCCCGCGGGCTCCGGCCACCTCGGCTGCGACCTGCTCTCTTGGCGGCACCTCCTTACTCCGCGGCCGGCGGGGCTTGGCGTCTGCCGGGTCCgcctcccctgcccttccccataACTCGGCAGCTCTTGGCGGGGGTCTTCTCTGCGGAACCGCACCGCGCTGTGCTctgcccagaaaaaaagaaaaggggaaccAGAGGGCTTAAGCCTGGAGAAGTCAAGACCAGGGCCCCGCAGTCAGCCTCTTGCAAACTGTTCTGGCCTCGCACTCCAGGGCTTTGCTGACCTTCCCCTAAGCTCAGCAGTAGtttgccccagccccagctcgaGGCTTCCTTGGGTCTGTGGCTGCCCCGGGTGGAGGGGAAGTCGGGAAATGAgactatagcagtggttctcaaccttcctgatgcctcgaccctttaatacagttcctcatattgtggtgacccccaatttcattgttacaaattgaacataattaaagcatagtgattaatcacaaaaacaatctgtaattatatatgtgttttccgatggtcttaggcgacccctgtgaaagggtcgttcgacccccaaaaggggtcgcgttgcacaggttgagaaccgctgggctgtAGAATGTACCTGCAGATAGAAGGGCCAGTGTCTGGCCTGGGCTGATTTCACGTCATTTCCATTTATAACACAAGCATggagcatctactgtgtgccaggcactcgttctaggccaggggtgggcaacctttttgtgagtgcgttccaaaaccagcaaaatctctgactcaaaattcttctgcgtgccaaccctaattttttgagaatatgttatgcctacttgatatcaaggtgtacgtatgtgaagaaccttgaagaaataataaaattcattcgagtgacaaaaacagtctatgatgatgaaaaatacatttattttttaatgtatacatgtacactgatagtctgacagaaatctttatgactccatttgatattatcagtgggacttttgctgctgcatcactgataacagagattttacatcaggtttatattttgtgaccttcagagatatgcaccaGCTACTACTTTcttccatcaggctactcctattacgagacttaacaaaattcatcactgagaacaaagattcacaattgtaaatggaagattataagagagggtttcgcgtgccagcaaaagttactggcgtgccatgtttggcacgcatgccaggggttgcccacccctgttctaggctcTGACAACATAGCATGAATAAGCCAAAGTCCCTGCCCACTGGAGTTTACAGTTAGAGTAGAAAACAAGCAATAAACAAGTAATCATATATATAACATTCTTACCTAAGGGGTGATGTCATTATTTCCGTATTACACATGAAGAGCTTGAGTCTAGGCACAAAGTTGGGTCCTTCCAAACCATCATCTGAACAGCAGAGTTGTGTAACTTTGGTAAGGCAAGCTGATGTCTCTCAGCCCTAGTTTctacatctgtgaaatgagggttAAATGATCATGCAGAACCGCTCCACTAAGAGTGGGAACACCTGGCCTAGGCACCCAGAACTGCAGGACATCTCTGTGAAGTTTCTTTGGCTGtgtagttgttgttgttgctgcctGTCCTTCCGGGACCAAACCCATAACCCCAAATTGGGGTGGCGACTGGCCAGCTGGGGCAGGTGCATGTGGAAACCGGAGCTGAGAGGCGAGCACCAGGCCGAGCCTAGCCCTAAATGACTGCTTCCTGGACAGCCCTGCCTTGGTAGCAGCCGGCAACTATGAATTGAGCACTCAAGGAGTATGGGGAAGAGAGTGGCTTCTGCCCTATTAGAGAGAAGAAGACAGACAAACATCCTTATAATAACTGCAGAAGGGCACTGAAGGGAGCATCCGTTGCCAATTTGCCCACTGGGTCTCAGAGCAAGTTTTTTTTTCGCAGCCGTGGAGACACAGAATCCACTTTCCTCTGTGCCTGCGCAAACCCTTGTGTTTATTTTCGTTTTAGTATACTATTTGCCAAAAAAAGCAACAATCGATACCAGCCTGAAAGAGTCTAAACAGTCCTACAGGCTATGAGAGGTGTCCTGACAGTGGAGTCCTGATTCAATTAATTGATGGCAGAGGGCGTGCATATTGGCCAGCGTGGAGCAGTCCCATGCACCTCGGGCCTCACTTTATATTCCACAGTGAGTGTCAGGTTTCCAGGAACAGGAGCCTCCGGATGGGCACTGGCCAACACAGAATAAAAGCAGAAAGCAGGACCCTTGACCCACTGTTCCTTCCATCTGCCCGGCCAGGAGGAGCCGCCTGCATGGGCTTACCTCAGAGCAAGCCCAGCTCTCAGGGAGGCCACCGCCCGCCCCACCTCATCTCTTCCCAGCTGGCTTTAGGACCAGTGCTGTCCCCTTGGCACTTTCCCATTCAATTATCGACCAattggctatttttattttgctcttttcaGACTGTCTGTACTCAGAGGCTCTGTACATATGCACTGAGTCCAGTGACGGAAGCCAACAAGGGAAAGGAAAATATAAGCTTTTGAGATAATTGAGCGGTGAGGGTCTGGTAGGAAAAATCAGTCTTTGCTAAAGTTCATTTAAATACAcccatggccctagctggtttggctcagtggatagggcatcggcttGGGaaccaaaggtcccaggtttaattcaagtcaagggcacagactTGATTACAGGCTCCACCcttgccccccccaaccccgccccctcactgccctggttggggcttgtgcaggaggcaaccaatcgatgtgtttctctcacatcagtgtttctttctgtctttccctctgtcttctactctcctgaaaatcaatggaaaaacatccttgggtgaggatttaaaaaaataaataaataaatacacccaTGCACGATTATATCCATATCTGAGGTTAATGAATAGGGCAgaaccaatgaagcaaagaaatgAGATTTCTCTTTGCCCTCCCAGCGCCTTTGATCCAGCAGAGACTGCCTCGGTAAAAGAGAAATGCAGTGTGAAGCGGTAAGTGTCACAGCAGGTCCTGGAGGCCCAGACACTTACTGACGGCCTGAGTTCCTGGTTAGGGCATTTAACCTTCCACACCTGCGGAGTTGAAAAACCTCCCACAGAACGGTGAGGACAACATGGAGCCGGAGACCTACTAACAGGAAGAGGCAGGACGCCTGGAAGCGTGCGTGGCTCCTGTGAACCAGGCTGTGGAAGAGGCAGAATGTAACCAGCAAATGAGAAGCCTCACTCCTCTGGGGACAGACCCGGTTCTCGGCCTCCAGGTGGAAACCCTCACTCATCTGAGTTGCCGCCATTTGCAAGTAAGAGGTTTGGGGGTCTCTCTCAGCGGGGCTCTGAGACCTGACCCCTGAGCGTCTCCAAGCACTCTACTGGGGAGATCTTGGATCTGACAGGTTCTCTCCGGTTAGGCCCCGTGGCAGCAGGCCTACACTTCCATGGTTGAGGCTGCTGCTCTCTGGTCCTGTGCAGACAGTCTCGAAGGTCCATCAACCCTTCTTCTGTACCTGGTGTTGTGCTGACGCTGAGGTTCAGATGGTGAACGGGTCCTGGCTTGTCACCCGGGATCTCCACTCCCTGGGATGTGGCCCTTCTGGCCTGGATTCTTCTCCATCTTTAATTTCTGGGTCTCCAAGGTGGGAAGCTGCTGGCAGAGAAGTGCCTGTCTGCTgtcagagctcagagcctgggCAGAGTCCCTCGAGGGACGCTGTGGGTCCTGGGGTCCCTGAACCTGGATGGGAGCAATGGGACACCTCAGAGTGAGGCTCGGGCCACTGTCACCACATGCCGTGGCCTGTCCACCTGCCATCCATAATCTACAGTGAACCTGAGCGTTTACAGGACGCGTGCAAACCATTACATTGTCGCAGGAGGGGAGGCACACTCATCCTTCCACAAAGTGAGCctggggccagctggggtggTACCAGCTCTGGTCATCCCAGTAATAAGAGCGCGAGGACCCAGAGCCACAGTTTCCACCTGGAGCGGGCACTTCACTGAGTCAGAGGAGGGTGAAGACATTCAGGCAGCGGGTCCAGGCCATGGAGGGTCCCAGAGCAGCGAGGGAGGAAGAGTGCATATTAACTGGGCAGCTTCAAGACTTCCGTGGCCATAGCACAGGTTGTTCTCCTGTGGGGCAGGACCACAGGAGGCAGGATGCCCCACCGTGGGGGGGCAGGCACAGCTCTGGGCCATGGAGTGCCTGTGTGACCTGGGACTCTGGGACATTCCTGAGTGCTCATGAGACAATGCCTGGCCCCGGTTCAAGAGCCCAATAAACATGATCAGTAGCCACGACAATGACAAATGATGGGGCCGAAATTTTTAAGAGGACACTCACATTCCCTTAGCTCCAATGTG
This window harbors:
- the CNNM4 gene encoding metal transporter CNNM4 isoform X3, yielding MAPAGGGGRPGGGPARGRLLLVALVLPVLLWARGVRGQGDPQRSTILGMRLASCDKPCGMNPDGIIFVSEGSTVNLRLYGHRLGSISSNLISFTEVDNSEAFHNSTHCPELTKDLVVQQLVNVSRGDTSGMLVVFTKFLRRSENMKLYALCTRASVDGPWQKWTDKDSLLFMVEEAGRFLPLWLHILIILVLLVLSGIFSGLNLGLMALDPMELRIVQNCGTEKERRYARKIEPIRRKGNYLLCSLLLGNVLVNTSLTILLDNLIGSGLMAVASSTIGIVIFGEILPQALCSRHGLAVGANTIVLTKFFMLLTFPLSFPISKLLDFFLGQEIHTVYNREKLMEMLKVTEPYNDLVKEELNMIQGALELRTKTVEDIMTQLHDCFMIRSDAILDFNTMSEIMESGYTRIPVFEDEQSNIVDILYVKDLAFVDPDDCTPLKTITRFYNHPVHFVFHDTKLDAMLEEFKKGKSHLAIVQKVNNEGEGDPFYEVLGLVTLEDVIEEIIKSEILDESDMYTDNRSRKRVSEKNKRDFSAFKDTDNELKVKISPQLLLAAHRFLSTEVPQFSPALISEKILLRLLKYPDVIQELKFDEHNKYNVHHYLYTRNKPADYFILILQGKVEVEAGKENMKFETGAFSYYGTMALSSLTAVPSSQVGCPPGKQNSLLSWLSVHQADACAALVAGRGTANTALALPPGRGTGTSWDGKPGDLGPLGSIPWHPWDRASQEGTAVQGGACPDSLFLPTDRSPSHPTCLSRSASLSCPDRTDLSSPTPLAGSSNQLGSSVLGQYISDFSVRALMDLQYIKITRQQYQNGLLASRMETSPQFPLDGCTICTENLAEKPELPVVDETTTLLNERNATLHRASPESAI
- the CNNM4 gene encoding metal transporter CNNM4 isoform X1, which codes for MAPAGGGGRPGGGPARGRLLLVALVLPVLLWARGVRGQGDPQRSTILGMRLASCDKPCGMNPDGIIFVSEGSTVNLRLYGHRLGSISSNLISFTEVDNSEAFHNSTHCPELTKDLVVQQLVNVSRGDTSGMLVVFTKFLRRSENMKLYALCTRASVDGPWQKWTDKDSLLFMVEEAGRFLPLWLHILIILVLLVLSGIFSGLNLGLMALDPMELRIVQNCGTEKERRYARKIEPIRRKGNYLLCSLLLGNVLVNTSLTILLDNLIGSGLMAVASSTIGIVIFGEILPQALCSRHGLAVGANTIVLTKFFMLLTFPLSFPISKLLDFFLGQEIHTVYNREKLMEMLKVTEPYNDLVKEELNMIQGALELRTKTVEDIMTQLHDCFMIRSDAILDFNTMSEIMESGYTRIPVFEDEQSNIVDILYVKDLAFVDPDDCTPLKTITRFYNHPVHFVFHDTKLDAMLEEFKKGKSHLAIVQKVNNEGEGDPFYEVLGLVTLEDVIEEIIKSEILDESDMYTDNRSRKRVSEKNKRDFSAFKDTDNELKVKISPQLLLAAHRFLSTEVPQFSPALISEKILLRLLKYPDVIQELKFDEHNKYNVHHYLYTRNKPADYFILILQGKVEVEAGKENMKFETGAFSYYGTMALSSLTAVPSSQVGCPPGKQNSLLSWLSDRSPSHPTCLSRSASLSCPDRTDLSSPTPLAGSSNQLGSSVLGQYISDFSVRALMDLQYIKITRQQYQNGLLASRMETSPQFPLDGCTICTENLAEKPELPVVDETTTLLNERNATLHRASPESAI
- the CNNM4 gene encoding metal transporter CNNM4 isoform X2, producing MAPAGGGGRPGGGPARGRLLLVALVLPVLLWARGVRGQGDPQRSTILGMRLASCDKPCGMNPDGIIFVSEGSTVNLRLYGHRLGSISSNLISFTEVDNSEAFHNSTHCPELTKDLVVQQLVNVSRGDTSGMLVVFTKFLRRSENMKLYALCTRASVDGPWQKWTDKDSLLFMVEEAGRFLPLWLHILIILVLLVLSGIFSGLNLGLMALDPMELRIVQNCGTEKERRYARKIEPIRRKGNYLLCSLLLGNVLVNTSLTILLDNLIGSGLMAVASSTIGIVIFGEILPQALCSRHGLAVGANTIVLTKFFMLLTFPLSFPISKLLDFFLGQEIHTVYNREKLMEMLKVTEPYNDLVKEELNMIQGALELRTKTVEDIMTQLHDCFMIRSDAILDFNTMSEIMESGYTRIPVFEDEQSNIVDILYVKDLAFVDPDDCTPLKTITRFYNHPVHFVFHDTKLDAMLEEFKKGKSHLAIVQKVNNEGEGDPFYEVLGLVTLEDVIEEIIKSEILDESDMYTDNRSRKRVSEKNKRDFSAFKDTDNELKVKISPQLLLAAHRFLSTEVPQFSPALISEKILLRLLKYPDVIQELKFDEHNKYNVHHYLYTRNKPADYFILILQGKVEVEAGKENMKFETGAFSYYGTMALSSLTADRSPSHPTCLSRSASLSCPDRTDLSSPTPLAGSSNQLGSSVLGQYISDFSVRALMDLQYIKITRQQYQNGLLASRMETSPQFPLDGCTICTENLAEKPELPVVDETTTLLNERNATLHRASPESAI